The following proteins come from a genomic window of Paramisgurnus dabryanus chromosome 19, PD_genome_1.1, whole genome shotgun sequence:
- the umad1 gene encoding UBAP1-MVB12-associated (UMA)-domain containing protein 1, producing MMFSFLGFKKDGAKKSSERETDGFVLIGETLEEQRQKIQSLNIVQPATNVIVQPSKSSTAGNRGTTEMAQASLQPTTAKASSETHNTDVPPALPELLGDIPFTLAPHILAMQMGLPLVPDIALPHDMSDKLDNFRYDFTLENSVLCEP from the exons ATGATGTTTAGCTTCTTAGGATTCAAGAAGGATGGAGCAAAAAAGTCATCTGAGAGAGAAACTGATGGGTTTGTACTTATAG GTGAAACTCTGGAGGAGCAGCGACAGAAGATACAGAGCTTGAACATTGTGCAGCCAGCAACAAATGTAATTGTTCAGCCATCTAAA TCATCCACTGCTGGGAACAGAGGAACCACAGAGATGGCTCAGGCTTCCCTCCAGCCAACAACAGCTAAGGCATCCTCAGAGACTCACAATACAGACGTCCCCCCTGCCCTGCCTGAACTTCTAGGGGATATACCCTTCACCTTAGCACCACATATCCTGGCCATGCAGATGGGTCTACCACTTGTTCCAGATATTGCCCTCCCTCATGACATGAGCGACAAGCTGGACAACTTTCGTTATGACTTTACGTTGGAGAACTCTGTGCTTTGTGAGCCTTGA
- the rpa3 gene encoding replication protein A 14 kDa subunit: protein MTGVYESPKVRINASMLSQYISRPVCFLGRLEKVHPSGKALTLTDGEGKNASVELNEPLDEELSGIVEVIGMVSTKGTIMATSYTQYREDKIPFDLELYNEGLKVLHDYPQHYPFEVSASG, encoded by the exons ATGACAGGCGTGTATGAATCTCCAAAAGTTAGAATAAATGCCTCAATGTTGTCTCAATACATTAGTCGACCGGTCTGCTTTCTTGGACGTTTGGAAAAG GTCCACCCATCAGGAAAAGCTTTGACTTTGACAGATGGAGAAGGAAAGAATGCATCAGTGGAGCTAAATGAACCT CTGGATGAAGAGTTGAGTGGGATTGTGGAGGTTATTGGCATGGTATCCACCAAAGGCACAATCATGGCTACATCATACACTCAATATCGAGAGGACAAAATCCCCTTTG ATTTGGAGCTGTACAACGAAGGCCTGAAAGTTCTTCATGATTATCCACAGCATTACCCCTTTGAAGTGTCTGCAAGCGGATAA